Genomic segment of Odontesthes bonariensis isolate fOdoBon6 chromosome 10, fOdoBon6.hap1, whole genome shotgun sequence:
atatatatatgtcaaGGTTGGTGGAACATAACTACTGGAAATTAATCCTCACCAATTGTGCCAAATGGTGAAAAAATAACATGCTGTACAGGTTCACTTTCTCTAAGGGGTCAGTCATGCTTAATACAGTTCCCATTAAGCCTCCTgggagacagagggagagagagataaTCCCTGCTGCAGTATCCAAAGGACAGAAATAATTAGTTAATACCTTTGCACAGTCATAAGCTTGTGATTTTCCTGTCTGTATAATGAGGAAAACAGAATCTCCATGAGCATTTGCGAACCTGCAGATTACTATACATTAATGGCGGTGGTGCCTCCACACCAATCAATTTTTCTTGTGTTTCCTCTGAGCACTCCTCCATGAGACTCATGCTCAATGATAGCTCCCAAAAGACATCTTTGTCATACTAGCATGTAATGAGAAAATAGAGGAGAAATATAAAGAGCTTCCTATGGGAGTCAGGAGTTCTTCCATTATACCAATCACTCACAATTTATGTGTATTAATGaaataagtgaaaaaaataaatgtagatGGTTAAAAATATACCTTAAAAAGAACATTGAAAGTTTAAGCGTCTTCAACAGACAGATCTTCTTCGTTTACTCCTAACTGGAGTAAACTAAGAATTGGACAGTTGTTTCCAATTGTCCATTGCTTCTGAAAGTTATGGATAATTTTATTACTTTACCTGCAGTTCACACCAGGCCACCTCCACCCAGGTCTCAGTATCCAGGCCTTTGTAGACCGTTTTGAAGGACCCTCTTCCCAGCTCAATGTCAAACTTAAGGAACCTTCCTCCTGGAGATGTAGATACCGCTTtcatctctgcttcctcctcatTTTCTTCACTGGCTGTCTTTATGGCAACTTTACCACCATCACTGCAAGCGACGTTTAACGAATTTCCACCTCTGTCCTTGTCCTCATCAGCACTGGTGCTCTCGGTTACACTGTCTTTGTGTCCACTTTGACTTTCAGTGCTGGAACTCTCTTGTATCCCACAAGCATTTCCACGCGTCCTGTCCACTATTGTTCGCAAGTTAATGTTTAGGACCTTACTCCTGTTTTCGCCTTCAGGTGCTTCAAAGGCCTGATCATCCGTGTCGGAAAACCACAGACTTCTCCTGATGAATCTCTGATGTACATTCCTCTGATAACTGGAGGAAGGGTATGCGCTGGGGTCACTCCCACCTCTCACAACAGAGTCCACAGGATTAACATTTCCATCACCCATGGCCTCATACATATTCATGCTCAGTTCACACTGAGATTTGAGTACAGATGTATATTTGTGCTCTTGATGGGCCTCGTAGTTTGAATTTGCCTTTGGCTCCTTGGGCTCCATAGTGATTTAAAAGTTCAGTCACTTTGGTTTCCAGGTCACTCGTGCCATGGCTTCACTTTCCAAATGCAGATTTACAGATGAATACCTGCAGCGCCCACCCGGTGACGCAGTTTGCCAGCAAAGGCCCTTGACTGCACGGGGATGGATGACATAGGCGAGATTTCAGATACAAGAGCTGCAAAAGAGACGTTGCCAGTTAGACAAACAAAATTCCAACGGTTTCTAATGTTTAGGGCACAGCTGAGGCCATCTACTGCCATGATGCGTGCCGATCATTTCAAAGACGAAGTTAGCTGGTGTCAATACATGCGGGTGGGTGACAAGCATGACAAGCCcgtgaattaacaacaatattGTCTGCAGAAGCTGTCGTCCGTCAGGTGGACGACATACTAGCAAGCTGGTTGTAGCGAAACAACATAAGTTTAAAACAAGCTAATGTTTGCTAGCGTGAAATTACACTCAGCACACCAATGTTAATTGGTCCCCTGTCACCAATATTACAATTACACCaaacgatatatatatatatatatatatatatatatatatatatatttttttttttaaaacatgacaTACCTTGCTTAAAAAGAGAAGAAGGCTGGGCAAACCACCCAGGTTAAACTTATGCTAACGATACCAGAGGCGAACCTGTCGGGtccagtattaaaaaaaaaaacctcgctAACGTTAGCCGACTATCCACGACAAAAGGTGGACTTTAAAAACGCCCTGTCTGAATATCATCCCCATTTCCACGCACAGGGGCGACCGCAATCacggcaaaacaaatccagCTTCAGTTAGGGCTTTGCAAACTGAAAACAGACTCCATACTGAAGGGGGGAAATGACACGAATGTGTTGTATTTATCTCATGACAAGTCTTCGCATCCCTTTTTGCAGACCCAAATACATACGTCCCTCCACTGTTTCTTCTTCGTGGGTGCTGCGTGCAGAGCGTGTAGTTAAATACCACACAGGTCGCTTACGCGgggatttttttgtttccttgtaGTCCCCTCGGTAATTAACTTAAATGGACAACTGTTTTCGCTTGTCATCGCCTCTCTCCATTAGGTTCGGGAGCCGGTGAGGCTCTCAAATGTGTTTCCCATTCAGTTTGCTcggctccacgcccctggtaacGACTGAAAGGACTGTCCAATCACACGGCGCGCTGGGACACCACAGAGAGCCGACTCATCTTATTGTTGCAGCGTGCAATCCAGAGATTGACACATTTCTCAAATTAAAAGACCAAATCTGTGTTATTTGGAGACGGAATAAGTCAGTTACAAAGCCAACGATTATATCTCGTTAAATCTTAAAGTGTCTGTGAAATGTTTCTCCCGCCTATCAGAGCTATCCCGCTGTAATAGAAATGTTTCCAAAAAAGTTCAATTAAATTGAATTtgaaaaatctaataaaaattCACCTATGTTGTGTCACCAAATTAGAACTTGGGCAACTGTTGCTTTCTTAAATACATGCTTGTCTGCAAGTCCTGTTATCCCTGTCTATTCAGCATTACACTTGGTGGCAGTTATTAGAGCTGCATCCTGCAGCTTAGGTGCACGAGCTCACTCGTGGAAAAATGATGAACAACAGCAGCGGCAACAGAGGAAGTGGGGTTGAGGTAAGGgtgatatttcttttttttatgtcaaagAAACACTAGGCTTTATATGTATAATTTTCTCAGCTGCCATTGTCGCTACTATTGCTGCATAGCACACAACTGCAAAAATATAAGAAATGCTAGAAGTATATCTTGATGGAATATGTTCTCCCAAACAAATGTTTCTCATTCTTGCTTTCATGCAATCCCTTTTACAGTGAAGAATaggtatatatgtatatgtacaatATGCATTGGAGATATGTGTTCATTATCCACAAAGAAGTCTAAAATAGTTCTAAATTGCTTGGATACATGAAGCAGCACTTTAAAAATGTGACTAAATTCAATGCAGGAGTCATGCAATTAATGTTTGTAAACTATTAGCTTTAAATTATTGCCAAGTCTTAGTTCACTCTCTGTAACCGATATTTGTCAGGGTGATTATTTTGTGTAAGCTGATGATGCTCAGCTATCCATCACCTGTGgtttctgcattttcattccaCTTCGTATTTAAGCCCACTTCATCTATATGAAATGGGGAACTTTATGAGCACTGCAGTACAGACTTGATGCTCACTGATTTCATGTCCACACAGAAGCAGATCAATCtgcaaaaaacatttaaacagagaTCCTCACGTCTGCTGAAGGCACGCTGGGTCAGATGACATTCCGGTCCATCTGAGGAGTGAAGTATTGTTGGCACCTAAGTGGCCTTATAAATAAAGAATGGCCTCCTTTGTTTCCACTTCACCAGCCTAAAtatacacatgtacacacacgcacacacacacagtcttacCTTTATATAATGTCAACTTCACGCTACAACTAGAGAGCTGCAGGATAACTGTGATGCTTCCAGAGTGTTTATTAGGCCGATGGTTTATGTGGCAATTTAAGTTTCCATTTGACAAGTAATAACAGTATGCAGTCGCTCAGAGCCACATCCAGTGTGCAATATCAAGTTTTACAATGTAAGGGAATGGACTTCACTTtgtcgtccccccccccccacagtcAATGTCTCAATAGCGCTATTTAATTTCAGGTGGAtggatgtgtgcatgtgtttgggtgtgtgtgatTGCAGAAGTAGGGAGGAGGAAGGGATACCCTGGCTTCCAGAGATACTTCCTTATGACTGTCAGAGCTCAGCCAACAGATACAAAGTGTAATACCCTTACGCTCGATAAAATGGGCTATCTCATTTACaatgcccccccacacacacactcagcatgTACCGATGAGCCAGGAATGAATTCATGATCGCTTTGTGGAATGACGATCTTATCTGCAGATGCTCCACAGGCTTTTAATATCCTGATCTGTTTTACACTGAAATCCAACACCAATTGGATTCTGTGTCAGATTTCCGTACAGAGCTGGAACAATCTTGTGCtttggtctttttttctgtcattggTTTTACAAAGCAGCCCTCTCTAGAACAACAGTGCGTTTCATTCTTTAAGTGCCATAGCTGGATCATGGACCCCCATCTGAAACAGCCATGTTTGCTTTGCTCTGTGTGAGGCTGTAAAACTAAAAGCTCTACAGAGAATCATGGAAATTAGATTTACAGTTGGGTCGATCCTGATCTGGAAGACTGCCAGAGTTTGAGGTGAGTGAGAAGAAAGGACTGCTGATGCAACATGATGGATGGAAAGCAAAGAAGTGCTTATGTGTGAGAGGGGGGGTGGGAGGGGGGAGACACCCATCAAGTTACAGTTAATTTGGTCTTTCGACAGCTATTATTCAAGTACATAATAAATGCAGGACCCTAGAATGCCTTAAGTGCATCACATTGTTCATGTAAAGAGCCCTCTACATCTCAGATACAGAGCTTAGTGGTACAAAGCAGTAGCAGCAGCATGGTCTctatgagagaagcatatgagttgcgtatgaaaattatcactcatacgctggtatacgctgacatacgccaggggaacgttaggcataggttgtatacgtttcaagcacgctggcatacgttggcatacgttggcatacgctgagccagaaataaatttttgaacatgctcaaaacttttgtgcgtatggttaatacgctaagcatacgctaggcatacgctgaatacgctagaggtacgatataggtacgttactgataggtcgagaacgctggacataaattgccatatgttggcatgaaggtgtaccgtacagctagcgtatttatagcctccgcccgtctgccgcctccatctccgcaagacgggcggagatggaggcggcagacgggcgacgattcacgggagcggccaggaggaggagttggggatcttgatcgctcagaagcatgtaactcatcagccgcaggtgcatcaggcatttcagcaggtttgggtgagaatgattcttgtgttttttttgccttttcctcggcccagggcccgggcaaacgacgattgcttcttgggaggcatgatcgagatgaatgtctcgagagatgttgatagcgcgtcgtgcaattggaaaggctgctgatataggcgcgttgaaacgtacgctgggcatgcgcagttcatatgctactcatacgctagtcattctttattttcaaggacttttcgtgcgtatgaaaattatattattaattttcatacgcaactcatacgcttctctcatacgcaacagtgtgacagggcaaTAAGTGACATGCAGGTATTTAGCTTACGGTGTTGTATTATTAGGGTGACCATACGTCCGTATTTCCCGGGACATGTCCGTATTTCACGGGACGCCCGGGACAGGAAGTGAAATACGGACGTGTCCCGGGAAATACGGACGTATGGTCACCCTAGTTGTATTCTGTGTGACAACGTGGGAAACGGGGACAGGTTTAGGATTAGGCGTGGGAGTTGAATGAGTTCAATTCTTTTGCTGGGAAGTCAGACAAAACTAGGTGGCCTCTGAATACACAAAGAAAATACAGTCTTTAATAGATTTTAGGTTTTGGTTCAATCTCAGGAATTTACAGACTGCAAACTTCTCACTGTTGTGCAGTGCAgctaagaacaaaaaaaaaaaaaaactttatccactcATGAGTGAAAATGAGTGTAAAGACAGTAGCCTATATATTAATTTCTCTGCCTAACTTTTTGTAATTTTTTCTCTTCACTTTGCCTTTTCAATGTTTTCTGAAATAGCCTAACCTTATCCTTGATTTCTTATGGCATTTTGTTATTAAAATTGATTACAATtcagttttctctgttttttaaaaCTTGCTTTTACGCTTTGATACTTTGATAATTTGATACTTCTAATGGACAAAGTGAttatttattgatgattttacaaCATTAAATGTATATCTTTTTCTCAGTAAAGCATTATATGGTTACCTTTTATCACTTTTAAAAGGTCTTACGGCACATAAGTGAATTACTGAAtgtcctttttcctttctcatGAACAGCTGCTGCAATGTCAGTGACATCTGatctgactctgcagaaagaagGACGTGTTAAATGTTATTTCATGAATCCATCTGTTATTCCACTGCGAGGCACAACTAGGAGTTCAAACTCGTTCAAACCACCTTTTTGCCTCTCCCAGCCCTCCCTGCTTTATTTCATCTCCCTCACCGTCCTTTCTCTCGCAGGTCTTCCCCTGAGCTTGATTCGGATAAGAAATGCTGTGTTAATAATTCATCACAAAATAAGCATTGAGCCTAGAACCACAACAGAGCAACCGATTTAACAAgaacttttcttttgttataCATAACAATATATGTAAATGGGCTGGTCAGCCAAAAAGCATATTACTTTCTTTGGGAATCAGAAGTTTGTACAAACATGTGAATGTCGGTTTCTTAATTCATTTTTTCATATTGAAGTGAAATTAAAACTCGTATcctttattattaatttttgcTAGTCTAGCATGGTTTGCTCCCAAAATGGCAATTCAAAATAACAGACAATGTCCTGCATTCAgtatttttttgttagtttttgttaGTTAGACTTTGCTCTCAGCCTTCTGATCTGTGTAGACAGATGACAAAAAGCTTAGCCTCACAGGTCTGGTGACTGTAAGTCTCGTCCCTGAATCCACATAAGGAGGTCGTTATATTCATGGGTGATTTTTAGAGAAAAGTCAGCTGCTATGTTTCTAGACACAGTGACTCCATGTTTCAAACCTGTGATCTCACAACAAGCATTATCTCACTGTGGTGTGTTGACTTGGGGATAAAGGGCTGTCTTTGAAAAGCCTGTGTCAGTGTTTGAGAGCAGAATGGCTGACCCCGACACGTCATGACAGTGTACCATTTGTGGCGTTTGGCCCAAATCACAGTCACATGGAGACTACACCACACTGCTTTCCAGTGGAATGTAGGGAAACATGTTTTGAGGAGTTGCGATGAGTTGGAGCACAATGTATTATGACTAGGAGTGAAATGGATTTTGAGTAAGCCagtggaggttttttttaattttcattttattcaaggTCTGTTGGATGTTTTTGAAGAGGTCTTTTTCATCAAGCTACGCCAAATTATAAACTCTAAACTAAATGGTACACTGCCAGATGAAGAACTTGTAATCCATGTCCCAAAAAGCAAAGGTTTATTAGGAGCATTAAACATGGCTTGTCCTGTACTGAAATAAAACTCAATCAAAATAATTGTTGCAGCATAGCTTTAGCTCTTCTCTAACCCCAACAGCCACACCCTCTGCTCAGTTTGTACTTCCCCTCGAACATCAACTTAACCCATGCCAGCTGATTGTTGTGAATATCCTAAAGACACTGTAATTCAGCTGTTGCCTATTCTGTGGCAAATTAGAGGGTGcagctcttcttttctcttctcttgTCTTTGTCCCTGTAGCAGAGGGAAGACCGTTCATACCAGCTCAGTGGTTTGGTTAATCTCTGACAAGCTATGCTTACTGCAGCTACAGAAGTGTGTTGTgagaaaaaaagggggagttTTTGGTACTCCGGAAGAGGCTGCTGATTATTACCGAATGCTCACAGAAAGTGTCCAGGCTTTGGCCTTGACACCATTTAGCCTTCAGTAGCATTGCTCTGGTCTTTGCCAGGCAACACTGAGTGGATGTTCATTCAGCAACAGTGCTCCAAATGCTAATCTATTTTCCACATTTCAGAAGGTGGAGATTTCTTATTTATCAATAAGCAAACTATTTCTCCAGCACCTGCAATGCCCAGCACGAGATTGACTTCATATGGTACAGAGTCCACTGGGATGCAGTGGACGCACACACAAAACCAAGCTAGGGATTTGTTACTTAATCATCACCCACACATTAGTCAATTCACTGTAATActgagttgttgttgttttattctttagCACTTTTGCTATTACTCCCTGATGATTCATATAGAGTATATGACATTCTTTACGGGCTATGTAATCTATTAAACTGCATTTACTCAATTTTGGTTATCTGCTCAAAATgcgataaaaaataaaatgctgaTTGTGACGTGAACTTCCGTCATAAAAAGAGTGCTTCTGCGTTTTACTTAGGCTTATTCTGCAATTGTGCTAGAAGAGACTGAGATATGACTAAACAGCCACCGTATCACTCAACACAACCAGCAGGATTACAGGCGCAGGACAGTCAGTCATCGCTGCTTTGATTTGTAAAATCAACAAATTGGGGAAGAGAGGAGGGTAGCCCAGGCTTACGGGAAACAGTGCAACATGCCCGGAGGTCATAATAAAACCTGACTCTcagggagaaaaacaaaaaacatgaaaatatgcAAACTGAAAGAGATTGTTTCAAACCATAGGCACAAAATGCACATGCTGACTTGTTAATCTTCACTGGCTTGCCAGATTCTTATAGCTGCATGAATAGCTTTCAAGGGTCACTCCTCGGTGATGCTTGCTCGATGTGCTAATTAGTTCAgaatggcaaacagatcctcaCCATCCGTGCACAGGAAGCACAAAATTACTGCTAGTCTCATCAACATGCTGCTTTGTTCAGCTGGGAGAACAAAACACAGCACAGAGTAtgcttttctgtttatttccAGGCATTCTTCTCTCAGGCACTATCTCCAAgccataaacatttttttttctgtgccaaTTACATTCTTCTCTCCACAGGCCACCCATCCAGATGCTCATCCCAGCAGCCCAGCCCTTCTCAACATGAACCACTATACCAATAAGAAGAGTGCAGCTGAGAGCATGCTGGATGTGGCTCTACTGATGGCCAATGCCTCCCAGTTAAAGgcactgctggatcaggggccAAACTTTTCATTCTACGCCCCCACCCTCATCCTAATCGGCATTTCTCTCTGTCTGCAGGTCACAGTTGGGGTCCTGCTtatattcacaggtgagaaaatGAACACAGCCTTAGCTCCTCTGAGGcatctttgttttctttacaTTTCGTAACCTTCAAGTTTAATACTATTCACCCTGCCCCTCAGTAAGATTGCTGCttactttattccacattttgCTCGAAATTGAATGCCCCCGTCACCAAACAacccctgaaaaacaacccattACCTACCAGACTTTTGCTGTAACCACGGCAACCAGGTCAGAGTTCACCAGGTTTTAGTTTGTCAGCACGTATGAGAGTCAATGGAGGGAGGTCACTCAAATCATCTGCAGTGTATGTGTGAAAACATTTTAGTATGTGTCTATGAACGTGTTGGAATCAGCAAAAGTCACCAAAAAGAGAAGTAAGTCAATGTAAAAGGACCATCTATTAGTTAGGATGAGATGAAGCAGTGCAGGTTAGACTCAATATTTTTTGACAGGGTGAACAACAGGTTGGTGAACTTTGGCCAGGGTCATGCTGATGAGTAAATACAGGGAGGTATGTAGTTATTTTCTATATCTGGAAACATTTATATCCCTCTCCCCTCTGAATGTATCATTGTGATCATTTGAAATGTATGATGAGATGAAATGATGAGTATTTCTCGAGCCCCAGATGAATGttggattgattttttttatttgttttccttgttcacaaaagATACTTCTTATGAGTTTGGAAATTTCACTCTTTCACAAGATGTCAAAACTCTTATTTTTCATCACTGTCATACTCGGGGCTCTAGTGTTTATATACTTGTAAATTTCAACAGATTGCCAGAAAGAACTTTGACAATCATGTGACAGTCATCACACACTTATTAGGTCTTTCACCTCTCCTAAGTCCACTCCAACAGCCAGAATAGCACAACCCCCCCCCCTGCCTCACCCTTTGATTCAGCCCTGTTTAATGGAGGCAGTGGTGCGTAATGTGAGTGGCCTACATACCGCTCCCACAGCCCCACTCCAGCCCTACCCATGCAAGTCAGACGTACACACACAGGTTCAGCCTCGGTCCCTGCACCATTTGACCTTTGGTAGTCGTCTACAAATAcatgcatgcacgcacacacacacacacacacactgtacccCTACACACTCAAATTTCTAGGAAAGCACATTCATTTGAGCATTATTCATCGACCAGTCCCTGTGATGATGAAGATCACACGTTGTCATGTCATTGTTGCAATGTggatttgtgtcattttgtttGGATCAAGGTCTTTAAAAAGCACATTATGAAAAGAAGTATGTGTAATGTAGGAAATGCAAGCTTCCCTTtgttagtttttattttttcccagagttgttctgtctgtgtgctaTGAATCTGACGCTTGCTTCCGTAGTCTTCTCAGTGTATGTGGCATCCACAATCTATATTTGTTGAACATACATGGAgtttctaaaaaagaaaaaacagttcATCACGTCAGTTTTGCTCCATTTCGTCACTTTTTTGGTTTGTCGTTAGATGCCTTTGTAATTGCAAATTCACTTGCCTGAAATGGCCCCTTGAggccaaaataaaagcattttttaaCTGGAATGAATTGAACAAGAAATGTGGGATGTTGTGAAACATTTGGACCACTGGTAATCAGatttgaacaaacaaacaaaaaaactaaattattaAGGATTTCTTATATCTTTTATAAAGGTTTTGACTAATAGACTGAACAGCGTTTCCTCAGGCTTCAGCGAAAAGCTGAATCATTTACTccttttcctctcattttctcTTGTCACTTACAGACATATGAACTCTCTGAACCCAGAATCAAGTATAAATAGATATGTGCTTGACAGTAAGCCATAATGAGTTGGCGTGGTTCCCAGAATAAATTAGATAGCTACTGTTTGATTAGACATTTGCTGAGTGTGTGTTGTGAAAAATGTGTTTCCTGGCTCTGTCCACAGTGCAATGGAACCTGAATGATGAGCAAAAACACTGGAGGCTTAACTTCATGGAAAACTTGGCCACTGGCCTGGTTTTTATCATTATGGTGGTCAATGTCTTCATCACAGCGTTCGGAGTCCACTGACCAAACCGCAGTGACTGACCAAGAACGCACGCAGGTATTCTTGCGTATTGTTAAACAAATATTTGTGACAAATCGGagagaggaaaaataaaacattgagTATCTAAATAGGTGTGGCACACTAACACTGAGGCTACGTGTCCCTACGTAAACTCTGTTGGGGACGAACAGCATTCTTCTATGAAGTTTTCCCTCATATGGTGTTTCTAGGGTGTTGGTGGAGAATTGGTCCAAAAGTGTTCCTGGGTTGAGATTTGGTCTGAAGACATTAGCCTTGGATTTACATCATTTTTATACTCATTGAACCGTTAAGGAGCATATCCCTTACTCGTCCGAGTGTATATCATACATATGTTAACTCTTTTcacactttgaattgccttgtgtacgaattgtgctctacaaataaacttgccttgccttgcctcgcCTTCACCGTTTCACCTGTTTCATTGTGGGGTTTTCTCCTGAACACATCCATGTGGTCGGCATGTTTTTGGCCCTCGACTCTTCTGACCTGGCTGGCACAATCCCCTACCTGATCTAGAAACACACCGATCTCTCCAGGCTCTCACAGAAGTTTCCACCAGAAAACAACTCAAACAAATTCAAGCCTCTGTTCATTTACCAGAAAATCATTGTCCTGCTCTGCTGCAGGCACAGCGAGAGAACAGTGAACCTGGGAGAAACAGCTGTGGTGGCAAAGAGGTCTGgcacagagaaaacaaatttGTTTCTCATGGGCAAACAGGAAAGTGGAGACAACAGCAGTGAGTCACGTGTGACCTCGCACTGTCTGTCGCCTCTGCTGTCCTACAGTGACCCCTAGCACCGGCCGGACACAGATGCTTAGTATCGCTCTCAAATATGAACACAGCTCAGTTTTAAATTGCGTGTTTTGTTCCAGACAGGTCGGACGTGAAGGTTTCGATGAGTCTGCTGAGCACGTGCATGCAGAACAGGGTGCACCTCATCTGTCAAAAAAGCGTCTGACCCACATCTGCAGACACATCTGTACCACAGGTCTCATACCTACCGTGTATTCAATTATAACAACATTTGATTTTGCCATGAATCTTTCTGCTATGGGCAAAGCTGGACTGTGGCTGTGGTTTTCTGGTCTGACAGCAGCTGGTGACTCAGAGTCAACACAGCAAGGACCCCAGCAAAACTGCTTGTTAAAATGGAAGCCTTAATTAGACTGTGTTTCAGCTATGTCACTGAAACCGCAATTAGAGCCCAAGCCAATATTCATTTTGTACACTTCAGTGTCTTAAACAGAAGGATACAAAAGCTGTTTGAGTCTAATTGTTAATATTTATTGATAAAATACCTGAATAGTATGCAGGCTTGTATGTGTATATTTCTGCAATATGACAGTGACAAAGCACTTTTCAGCAGACAAACCAACATCGCAATCTTATCCGTTTTCCTCCTCCACAACTGTCACTGGTAACCGTGGAAACAGCAAGAGCCAGATTGATGATACACACAGCTTCAGTCAGGGCAGATCTGTGACTGATATTTATACATGATGTACACTTATGGCGCCTACTTCTCCGGCTCCATCCCAGTCTTAAACAAAGGAACTCTGTGGGGGTCGAAGATCAGAGGATGCTGATGATCAACGAGAAGCTTTGGCTCTTGTGAAGCAAGGGTATTAGAAGCTCTCTCGTGAGAATGCGGATGCCAGTTTAACAAACTCAACAATCGCTCATGGTGACATTTCAAAAGCTTTGCTTTGCCTCTACAGACTATTTATTACAAGAATGTGATAAAAGCATTTCAGGGCATTCAAACTGTATCCATTCTGCATATGTCTTTCTTGAGCAGTCAAGTAAATAGCATATAATTTCATTAAGTTGGCTTTACCCAGTCATTCAATTTGTCATTATCAATTAATGTGAGCAGCCTGCTACTTCTGATTATCATTGATTTAACACACCAGAACATTTTCCATCACCCTTGTTTCCTGCATTTGTGTACCAAATGAGGGAATACTGCCCTCTAGTGTACATTTTGATGTTAAGACACAAATTTGCTATGAGTTCACGTTAACAGTACTGGTGATGGCACCTGGTCTGGTGGCAGACGAAACAGTGACAGACAAATCCTAGAAAATCAGTTCACTTTACTGATCATTACCCTGAATTTCCCTTTATAACTAAATTACCACACAGTATATGGTATTAAATAttagtcaagtcaagtttatttgtataacacatttcatgtacaaaacaattcaaagtgctttacataaaataaaagcattgcagcggggagaagaagaagcattaaaaatatgtaaaagaatacaaat
This window contains:
- the LOC142389766 gene encoding ninjurin-1; its protein translation is MMNNSSGNRGSGVEATHPDAHPSSPALLNMNHYTNKKSAAESMLDVALLMANASQLKALLDQGPNFSFYAPTLILIGISLCLQVTVGVLLIFTVQWNLNDEQKHWRLNFMENLATGLVFIIMVVNVFITAFGVH